A segment of the Anaerobacillus alkaliphilus genome:
ATCCCTTGTAGCTTCCTCACGAGTACTATACTTACGTCGGTAGATTAATTCCTTCTTTAAGGTCGCAAAAAAAGATTCCATACATGCGTTGTCATAACAGTTTCCTTTACGGCTCATACTGATCTGAATGTTATATTCTTGTAGACATGAGATGTACTCTTTTGATGTATACTGAGAACCTCGATCTGAGTGATGGATCAAATTTTCTGATGGTTTTCTTGAATTAATTGCTCTGGCGAGAGCTTTTAAAGGTAGCTCCTTGGTCATA
Coding sequences within it:
- a CDS encoding IS3 family transposase; translated protein: MTKELPLKALARAINSRKPSENLIHHSDRGSQYTSKEYISCLQEYNIQISMSRKGNCYDNACMESFFATLKKELIYRRKYSTREEATRDIWDYIMSFYNERRSHSTIGYVSPNEYERKASKGPEQTRGNQAA